The following proteins are encoded in a genomic region of Zetaproteobacteria bacterium:
- a CDS encoding 50S ribosomal protein L10 codes for MNREQKRELVDALHAEWSRASAGVVVHYRGLSVAESGALRRALHDAGISFRVVKNTLARRAARETGFAAAEPLFSGPIAVACGDDPVAMAKAIADFAKEHEALVVRGGVLDGKLIDAAQITALASLPSREVLLAKLLGSMQAPISGFVRVLGEVPASFVRALAAIRDQKRAAEPA; via the coding sequence ATGAATCGCGAGCAGAAGCGAGAGCTTGTCGATGCACTGCATGCCGAGTGGTCCCGAGCCTCCGCGGGTGTCGTCGTGCACTACCGTGGGTTGTCGGTCGCCGAGTCGGGCGCCCTGCGCCGCGCATTGCACGATGCGGGGATCTCGTTCCGGGTGGTGAAGAATACGCTGGCGCGTCGGGCCGCCCGGGAGACCGGGTTTGCCGCCGCCGAGCCGCTCTTCTCCGGGCCGATCGCCGTGGCCTGCGGCGACGATCCGGTGGCGATGGCCAAGGCGATTGCCGATTTCGCCAAGGAACACGAGGCGCTCGTGGTCCGGGGCGGCGTGCTCGACGGCAAGCTGATCGATGCGGCGCAGATCACCGCGCTGGCCTCGCTGCCGTCGCGGGAGGTCTTGCTGGCCAAGCTGTTGGGCAGCATGCAGGCGCCGATCAGCGGATTCGTCCGTGTGCTCGGCGAGGTTCCGGCCTCGTTCGTGCGCGCGCTGGCGGCCATCCGGGATCAGAAACGGGCGGCCGAGCCGGCCTGA